One genomic window of Pelagicoccus enzymogenes includes the following:
- a CDS encoding sugar-binding domain-containing protein: MSSDESPVSLSLAGSWQLELDPNDRGVSEDWFRRSFSREVELPGSLDGQGIGELVDLNSKWTGTIFDRSFFDAEKYASYREGSNFKVPFCLQPETRFVGVAWYQKEFEVPEGWNGKALTLFLERVHWQVQAWLDEREIGSGESLSAAVELDLGRLQAGQRYRLTLRVDNRLSIPLGENAHSLSDHTQGNWNGVVGRIELLATEGLRCERLEVFALLESRSIRVEGALQGALQGATLQLAVRARRGMEVQGGAALVVQETAVGEGGVFEGEIRLGADALLWDEFGPHLYELELRCGDFRRTEVFGLRRFTVEGTQFCINGSRTFLRGALDCCVFPKTGHPPMDQDSWREILGRIKAHGFNHVRFHSWCPPKAAFEAGDELGLYFQVECAVWPNAEAVLAFNSPAGIGDGEEVDDWVYREGERVLRAYGNHPCFVMMACGNEPGGPQHEAFLTKWVKHFRKRDPRRLYTGAAGWPELDANDFQVVSEPRVHQWGDGLDCRLNGSPPATTYDYRDCVSKRQVPVIAHENGQWSAYPPLYDTGKYCGHLKARNYEIFGAGLAASGLEEWVSDFVRASGKLQALCYKEEIESALRTPGMAGFQLLGLQDFPGQGTAPVGVLDAFWESKGYLEAAEMRRFCGEVVVLARLDKRVYSAAESLEAIVEVAHFGLRDWKEARLSWKLVSQAGAIVDQGEVDIPSLERGGLREVASLACSLSKVVNACRCRLEVELSSGGESVANSWDIWVYSDPLVSLDASGVAVVSNCSDALTAMEAGMKVLWYADAAWMGSDVALGFTPIFWNTACTQQQAPHTLGILCDPEHPALKRFPTDCHTDWQWWYALRGATPLNLELLAGQVDPIVRVIDDWYTNRDLGLLWEASLGKGKLLVCGLDLSGAENCLVKRQLFHSLFRYLDSPEFAPKTAVSTEVLWEMSGGKTKESSSLGQSDSC; the protein is encoded by the coding sequence ATGAGTTCCGACGAGTCTCCCGTTTCGCTTTCCCTTGCGGGATCGTGGCAGCTTGAGTTGGACCCAAACGATCGGGGCGTATCCGAAGATTGGTTTCGCCGTTCGTTCTCGAGGGAAGTCGAATTGCCGGGATCGCTCGATGGACAGGGGATTGGGGAGCTTGTTGATCTGAATAGCAAGTGGACTGGAACGATATTCGATCGCTCCTTTTTCGATGCGGAAAAGTACGCTTCCTACCGCGAGGGGAGCAACTTCAAGGTTCCGTTTTGCCTGCAGCCTGAGACGCGATTTGTGGGTGTCGCTTGGTACCAGAAGGAATTCGAAGTGCCTGAAGGGTGGAACGGAAAAGCGCTGACTCTTTTTTTGGAGCGGGTGCATTGGCAGGTCCAAGCGTGGCTGGACGAACGCGAGATCGGGAGCGGGGAGAGTCTTTCCGCGGCGGTCGAGCTGGACTTGGGACGTTTGCAGGCGGGGCAAAGGTATCGCCTCACGCTTCGCGTCGACAATCGACTCAGCATTCCGCTGGGAGAGAACGCCCACAGCCTCAGCGACCATACTCAGGGAAACTGGAATGGAGTGGTGGGGCGTATCGAATTGTTGGCGACGGAGGGCTTGCGTTGCGAGCGATTGGAAGTGTTTGCCTTGCTGGAAAGCCGCAGCATCCGCGTCGAAGGCGCCCTGCAAGGAGCCCTTCAAGGGGCGACGCTGCAGCTCGCGGTTCGGGCGCGACGCGGGATGGAAGTGCAAGGTGGCGCGGCTCTGGTGGTGCAAGAAACCGCGGTAGGCGAGGGGGGCGTTTTCGAAGGTGAAATACGGCTGGGAGCCGATGCGTTGCTCTGGGATGAATTTGGCCCGCATCTTTACGAGTTGGAACTTCGATGCGGGGATTTCCGGAGAACGGAGGTTTTTGGCCTGCGAAGGTTTACGGTGGAAGGGACCCAATTTTGTATCAATGGAAGCAGGACGTTTTTGAGAGGAGCCCTCGATTGCTGCGTTTTTCCGAAAACGGGTCACCCCCCCATGGATCAGGACTCTTGGCGCGAAATCCTAGGACGCATCAAAGCCCACGGATTTAACCATGTTCGCTTTCATTCCTGGTGTCCGCCGAAAGCGGCCTTCGAGGCGGGGGACGAGCTGGGGCTCTACTTTCAAGTCGAGTGCGCGGTTTGGCCGAACGCGGAAGCGGTACTCGCCTTCAATTCGCCAGCGGGGATCGGAGATGGCGAGGAGGTGGACGATTGGGTTTATCGGGAGGGCGAACGCGTATTGCGGGCTTACGGAAACCACCCTTGTTTCGTGATGATGGCCTGCGGGAACGAGCCGGGCGGTCCCCAGCACGAGGCGTTCCTGACCAAGTGGGTGAAGCACTTTCGCAAGCGTGACCCACGTCGCCTCTACACCGGGGCTGCGGGGTGGCCGGAATTGGACGCGAACGATTTTCAAGTGGTTTCAGAGCCCCGCGTGCATCAATGGGGCGATGGCCTAGACTGTCGACTCAACGGTTCGCCTCCAGCGACGACCTACGATTATCGCGATTGCGTATCCAAGCGTCAGGTACCGGTCATCGCTCATGAAAATGGTCAATGGTCCGCGTATCCACCGCTTTATGACACAGGCAAATACTGTGGACATTTGAAGGCACGAAACTACGAGATCTTCGGCGCAGGTCTGGCGGCCAGCGGCCTTGAGGAATGGGTATCGGACTTTGTTCGGGCTTCCGGCAAGCTGCAGGCATTGTGCTACAAGGAAGAAATCGAGTCGGCCCTGCGTACGCCGGGGATGGCCGGGTTCCAGCTTTTGGGCCTGCAGGATTTTCCGGGGCAGGGAACGGCCCCTGTAGGGGTGCTTGACGCGTTTTGGGAGAGCAAGGGCTATCTCGAAGCAGCTGAGATGCGGCGCTTCTGCGGAGAGGTCGTTGTTTTGGCCCGCCTCGATAAGCGAGTGTATTCCGCTGCGGAAAGCTTGGAGGCGATCGTCGAAGTCGCTCATTTCGGTCTGAGGGATTGGAAGGAAGCACGACTCTCCTGGAAGCTGGTTTCGCAAGCGGGGGCGATCGTGGATCAGGGTGAGGTGGATATTCCGAGTCTCGAACGAGGAGGCTTGCGGGAGGTAGCAAGCTTAGCTTGCTCGTTGAGCAAAGTGGTCAATGCCTGCCGCTGTCGCCTCGAAGTCGAGCTCAGCTCGGGAGGGGAGTCTGTCGCCAACAGCTGGGATATCTGGGTTTACTCGGACCCCCTCGTCTCCTTGGATGCTTCGGGAGTTGCTGTCGTATCCAATTGTTCTGACGCGTTGACGGCTATGGAAGCCGGTATGAAGGTTCTCTGGTATGCAGATGCGGCTTGGATGGGCAGCGACGTTGCGCTCGGATTTACCCCTATTTTTTGGAATACCGCTTGCACGCAGCAGCAAGCCCCCCACACGCTAGGGATCCTTTGCGATCCGGAGCACCCAGCTCTGAAGCGCTTTCCGACCGACTGCCACACGGATTGGCAATGGTGGTACGCCTTGCGAGGGGCGACGCCATTGAACCTAGAGCTCTTGGCGGGACAGGTCGATCCCATCGTAAGGGTTATCGACGACTGGTACACGAACCGAGATCTAGGGCTTCTCTGGGAAGCGTCCCTAGGGAAGGGTAAACTGTTGGTTTGCGGCCTCGATTTGAGCGGGGCTGAGAATTGTCTCGTGAAGCGGCAGTTGTTCCACAGCCTTTTTCGCTACCTGGATAGTCCTGAATTTGCGCCGAAGACTGCTGTTTCAACGGAGGTTCTTTGGGAAATGAGCGGTGGAAAAACCAAGGAATCTAGTTCTTTAGGACAGTCAGATTCTTGTTGA
- a CDS encoding alpha-N-arabinofuranosidase, translating to MLPTLALAVAVSAEPVHQMTIDTSGSNGHISEHIYGHFAEHLGRGIYDGFWKKDANGDYIIRDDVVATLKELGVPNLRWPGGCFADYYFWEHGIGPKDQRPTVVNNLWGGVTEDNSVGTHEFMDLVAELETEPIVVGNVGSGSVEDMANWWQYINHPGESPMAKLRRENGRDEPWKVRFWGVGNESWGCGGHMRPEYYADLYRRFATFLHAYGDVKPFRIATGPAGGDYNWTEVVMERAGRMIDGIDLHHYTLDGSWSTHKGQAVNFDEGGWYRLMGRAMEMDELITNHKAIMDAHDPEKRVWLIVGEWGTWHEQEEGSIPGFLYQQNTLRDALSASVTLDIFHQHLDRVKMANIAQTVNVLQAMILTDGERMLRTPTFHTFDLYKPHREATALPYELDRGEYKYDGEEGEPLPAISATASINDAGRIHLSLTNIDPNEARTVEVQFADGKKLKVKEARILTADAMNARNTFDAPDALVPSAFKGAKFAKGKLVVKLPAKSLVTIGLE from the coding sequence ATGCTACCTACCCTCGCTCTGGCTGTTGCCGTCTCGGCTGAACCGGTGCATCAGATGACGATCGATACGTCCGGCTCGAACGGGCATATCAGCGAGCACATCTATGGACACTTCGCCGAGCACTTAGGTCGCGGCATCTACGACGGCTTTTGGAAGAAGGACGCCAATGGCGACTACATTATTCGCGACGACGTCGTGGCGACCTTGAAGGAACTGGGCGTGCCCAATCTCCGTTGGCCGGGCGGCTGTTTCGCCGACTACTATTTCTGGGAGCACGGCATTGGCCCCAAGGACCAGCGTCCCACGGTGGTAAACAATCTCTGGGGCGGGGTAACCGAGGACAACTCCGTCGGCACCCATGAGTTCATGGATCTGGTGGCTGAGTTGGAAACCGAACCGATCGTAGTAGGCAACGTGGGCAGCGGATCGGTCGAAGACATGGCGAACTGGTGGCAGTACATCAACCATCCCGGCGAAAGTCCCATGGCCAAGCTGCGCCGCGAAAACGGCCGAGACGAACCGTGGAAGGTGCGTTTCTGGGGCGTAGGCAATGAGAGCTGGGGCTGCGGCGGCCATATGCGGCCGGAGTACTACGCCGATCTCTATCGCCGTTTCGCGACCTTTCTGCATGCTTACGGAGACGTGAAGCCGTTCCGCATCGCGACGGGGCCCGCAGGCGGCGACTACAATTGGACCGAAGTCGTGATGGAGCGGGCGGGCCGCATGATCGACGGTATCGACTTGCACCACTACACGCTTGATGGCTCTTGGTCGACGCACAAGGGGCAGGCCGTCAATTTCGATGAAGGCGGCTGGTACCGCTTGATGGGAAGAGCGATGGAGATGGACGAACTCATCACCAACCACAAGGCCATCATGGACGCGCACGATCCCGAGAAGCGCGTTTGGCTGATCGTGGGCGAGTGGGGGACTTGGCATGAGCAGGAAGAGGGCTCCATCCCCGGTTTCCTGTATCAGCAAAACACTTTGCGCGATGCCCTCTCGGCTTCCGTCACGCTCGACATCTTCCACCAGCACTTGGATCGCGTGAAGATGGCCAACATCGCCCAGACGGTAAACGTGCTGCAAGCGATGATCCTGACAGATGGCGAACGCATGTTGCGCACGCCCACCTTCCATACATTCGACCTCTACAAGCCCCACCGCGAGGCTACCGCCTTGCCCTATGAGCTCGATCGAGGGGAGTACAAGTACGACGGCGAAGAAGGTGAGCCTTTGCCTGCCATCAGCGCGACCGCTTCTATCAACGATGCCGGACGTATCCATTTGAGCCTGACAAATATTGACCCCAACGAAGCGCGTACGGTTGAGGTACAGTTTGCCGACGGGAAGAAGCTCAAGGTGAAGGAGGCTCGTATCCTTACGGCTGATGCCATGAATGCTCGCAATACCTTCGACGCTCCCGACGCTCTGGTGCCGAGCGCGTTCAAGGGCGCCAAGTTCGCCAAGGGAAAGTTGGTCGTCAAGTTGCCAGCCAAGTCGTTGGTGACGATCGGTCTGGAGTAA
- a CDS encoding Tat pathway signal sequence domain protein, which produces MKNICRRSFISTTSLLAISAKTLVSAQDASAQAVAGKKAYPKPTAGKGQLRWLEGQQAHAGTAFGVAWPKGEHRADTTFTVKTPNGKAVPVQTWTTATWPDGSLKWTGHALAPDAPAADYYEIAAGSPATHSSPVSVKQTADSTLVDTGTILCELPHSGAALISSVSRKGKPVLVNGLLTGTRQDAPERGANVEPFSSEIETVELEQSGPVRAVVKITGTHRTGGQRDWLPFSVRLYFHAGSEGIRMAHTFVFDGDEEKDFISSLGVRFHVPMGDAYYDRHVRFAGQNDGIWGEAVQGLTGLRRDSGKEVRDAQVAGEKVPDITTWPTNVSSRIHWVPTWGDFSLSQPNANGFSLRKRTKAGQGWVPVDQGERANGFGYVGGASGGVSFGMRDFWKLHPTQLDIRDAATDNAEVTLWMWSPDSPPMDIRFYHDGLGQDVEGPLEGTDVPGVRTSVPDTPYAKQLDALNITYEDYEPGFGTPHGVARSTDLYLWAHDATPSRERLAELSQFTAHPPQLVPSPEDLHRARVFSNMWDLPNRSTPALSKLEDRLDWSIEFYHDQVEQRHWYGFWDYGDVMHTYDRDRHVWRYDVGGYAWDNSELSSDMWLWYTFLRDGNSKAFRLAEAMNRHNRDVDIYHLGRFKGLGTRHNVQHWGCSAKQLRISTAMNRRFHYFLTTDERTGDVLNEVIEADKALGTLNPRRKLPGEPFTPEQSIMSPGTDYGATVSNWFTAWERTGDPKYRGWIEDTMRAIGKSKYGFFTTAFDYDPETKSMIPIDEVPNRVSHLSIMFGLPAICAELIQNLDVPEFEEAWLQYCSLCNAPDEEVQAVYGTTFRGPGFESSHSRITAYASYMKDDPKLAERAVDAFYRNEWGSRVELKTHRIDGPDVLNPVDEAAWVSTNDSAQWGLAAIQVSALIPQALSKQ; this is translated from the coding sequence ATGAAAAACATCTGCCGCCGTAGTTTCATCTCCACTACATCCCTACTCGCCATCTCAGCCAAGACTCTCGTCTCGGCCCAAGATGCGTCCGCCCAGGCCGTTGCTGGAAAAAAAGCCTACCCCAAGCCCACAGCCGGCAAAGGCCAGCTGCGTTGGCTGGAGGGACAACAAGCCCACGCCGGCACCGCCTTCGGCGTGGCATGGCCCAAGGGTGAACATCGAGCCGACACCACCTTTACGGTCAAGACGCCGAACGGCAAAGCCGTGCCCGTACAGACTTGGACCACGGCCACTTGGCCCGATGGCAGCCTCAAGTGGACCGGGCACGCCTTGGCGCCCGACGCGCCCGCAGCCGACTACTACGAAATCGCAGCTGGCTCCCCCGCGACTCACTCCTCGCCGGTGAGCGTCAAGCAGACTGCTGACTCCACCCTGGTAGACACCGGAACCATCCTCTGCGAGCTCCCACATAGCGGGGCCGCACTCATTTCCTCGGTCTCCCGCAAAGGCAAGCCCGTGCTCGTCAACGGCCTGCTTACCGGCACCCGCCAAGACGCCCCGGAACGCGGAGCAAATGTGGAGCCCTTCAGCAGCGAAATCGAAACCGTCGAGCTTGAACAAAGCGGACCCGTTCGCGCCGTCGTTAAAATCACCGGCACCCATCGGACCGGCGGACAACGCGATTGGCTGCCCTTTTCCGTAAGGCTGTATTTCCACGCTGGCAGCGAAGGTATCCGCATGGCCCATACCTTCGTCTTCGACGGCGACGAAGAGAAGGATTTCATCAGCTCCCTCGGCGTCCGCTTCCACGTTCCCATGGGCGATGCCTACTACGATCGCCATGTCCGCTTTGCCGGACAGAACGACGGGATTTGGGGCGAGGCAGTCCAAGGCCTCACCGGCCTGCGCCGCGACTCGGGCAAGGAAGTGCGCGACGCTCAGGTCGCCGGCGAAAAGGTTCCCGACATCACCACCTGGCCAACGAACGTCAGCAGCCGTATCCACTGGGTACCTACATGGGGCGACTTTTCGCTGAGCCAGCCCAATGCCAACGGCTTCTCGCTGCGCAAGCGAACCAAAGCAGGCCAAGGCTGGGTCCCCGTCGACCAAGGGGAACGAGCCAACGGTTTCGGCTACGTGGGCGGCGCCAGCGGCGGCGTTTCCTTCGGAATGCGCGACTTCTGGAAGCTCCATCCCACGCAGCTCGACATCCGCGACGCCGCTACCGACAACGCCGAAGTCACCCTCTGGATGTGGTCACCCGACTCCCCTCCCATGGACATCCGCTTCTACCATGACGGGCTCGGCCAGGATGTGGAAGGCCCGCTCGAGGGCACAGACGTTCCAGGCGTGCGAACCAGCGTCCCGGACACGCCTTACGCCAAGCAGTTGGACGCCCTAAACATCACCTACGAAGACTACGAGCCCGGCTTCGGCACCCCGCACGGCGTAGCTCGCTCAACCGATCTCTATCTCTGGGCCCACGACGCGACGCCCTCACGCGAACGACTGGCGGAGCTTTCCCAATTCACCGCCCACCCACCTCAGCTGGTTCCCAGCCCCGAGGACCTGCACCGCGCCCGAGTCTTCAGCAATATGTGGGACCTCCCTAATCGTTCCACACCTGCCCTCTCCAAACTGGAAGACCGCCTCGACTGGTCCATCGAGTTCTATCACGACCAAGTCGAACAACGTCACTGGTATGGCTTCTGGGACTACGGCGACGTCATGCACACCTACGACCGCGACCGCCACGTCTGGCGCTACGACGTAGGAGGCTATGCTTGGGACAACTCCGAGCTCTCCTCCGACATGTGGCTATGGTACACCTTCCTGCGCGACGGCAACAGCAAAGCCTTCCGCTTAGCAGAGGCGATGAATCGCCATAATCGCGACGTAGACATCTACCACCTCGGCCGCTTCAAGGGCCTTGGCACCCGCCACAACGTGCAGCATTGGGGTTGCAGCGCCAAACAGTTGCGCATCAGCACCGCCATGAACCGCCGCTTCCACTACTTCCTCACCACCGACGAGCGCACTGGAGACGTGCTGAACGAAGTGATCGAGGCGGACAAGGCTCTCGGCACCCTCAACCCACGCCGTAAGTTGCCAGGCGAGCCCTTCACTCCAGAGCAATCCATTATGTCTCCAGGAACCGACTACGGAGCCACCGTCTCCAACTGGTTCACCGCTTGGGAGCGCACCGGCGATCCCAAGTATCGCGGTTGGATCGAGGATACCATGCGAGCCATCGGGAAATCGAAGTACGGGTTCTTCACCACTGCCTTCGACTACGATCCCGAGACGAAGTCGATGATCCCTATCGACGAAGTTCCCAATCGCGTGTCCCATTTGAGTATTATGTTCGGCCTGCCCGCCATTTGCGCAGAGCTGATCCAAAACTTGGACGTCCCCGAGTTCGAGGAGGCTTGGCTCCAGTACTGCAGCCTCTGCAACGCGCCCGACGAAGAGGTCCAGGCTGTTTATGGAACCACCTTCCGCGGTCCGGGCTTCGAAAGCTCGCACTCCCGCATCACCGCTTACGCCTCCTACATGAAGGACGATCCCAAGCTCGCGGAACGAGCCGTCGACGCCTTCTACAGGAACGAGTGGGGATCTCGAGTGGAACTGAAGACGCACCGCATCGACGGTCCCGATGTCCTCAATCCAGTTGACGAGGCGGCTTGGGTCTCTACCAACGACTCTGCCCAATGGGGCCTCGCAGCCATCCAAGTGTCCGCCCTGATACCGCAAGCCTTGAGCAAGCAGTAG
- a CDS encoding ester cyclase: protein MKEQNKQTVRIFIEEALNRGNLRVIDEVIHASYRYDSPNEAMQGVEQLKAFVLALRSAFPDLYIAIEEQIAEGQSVCTRISLSGSHQGPFLGVPATGKSVQLQGVIISRFEGPLILHEWELLDQLGLLQQLGLVKQ from the coding sequence ATGAAAGAGCAAAACAAGCAAACCGTACGCATCTTCATCGAGGAAGCCCTCAACCGGGGCAACCTCAGAGTGATCGACGAAGTGATCCACGCCTCCTATCGCTACGATTCTCCCAACGAAGCCATGCAAGGAGTCGAGCAACTGAAAGCCTTCGTGCTAGCTCTGCGCAGCGCGTTCCCGGACCTGTATATCGCCATCGAGGAGCAGATCGCCGAAGGGCAAAGCGTCTGCACGCGCATCTCCCTGAGCGGAAGCCACCAAGGCCCTTTCCTCGGCGTCCCCGCTACCGGAAAATCCGTGCAACTGCAGGGCGTCATCATCAGCCGATTCGAGGGGCCGCTGATCCTCCACGAGTGGGAATTGCTCGACCAGCTGGGCTTGCTGCAGCAACTGGGGCTGGTCAAGCAGTGA
- a CDS encoding DUF1772 domain-containing protein: MNSWILVIEVSALFGCALVGGIFFAFSSFVMKALGRIPDPAGMHAMQSINIVVLNPLFLGLFCGTALLSVILVVNGIATTTSPWLIAGGLSYFLGTFLVTALGNVPLNNRLATASPSDPAGHATWQSYLPRWTFLNHLRTAAAILAAFCVLMGLLPA; this comes from the coding sequence ATGAACTCCTGGATACTTGTTATCGAAGTGTCCGCCTTGTTCGGGTGCGCCTTGGTCGGAGGCATCTTCTTTGCCTTCTCTTCCTTCGTAATGAAAGCGCTCGGGAGGATCCCAGACCCTGCGGGGATGCACGCGATGCAATCCATAAACATCGTGGTGCTCAATCCCCTCTTCCTCGGATTATTCTGCGGCACCGCCCTGCTGTCCGTAATCCTTGTCGTCAACGGGATCGCGACAACCACCTCGCCTTGGCTTATCGCTGGCGGTCTCAGCTACTTCTTGGGGACCTTCCTGGTCACCGCGCTCGGAAACGTGCCGCTGAACAATCGACTCGCTACCGCGAGCCCGAGCGATCCCGCGGGGCACGCAACCTGGCAAAGCTACTTGCCGCGCTGGACCTTTCTCAACCACTTGCGCACCGCTGCCGCAATCCTCGCCGCCTTCTGCGTCCTCATGGGACTCCTTCCCGCCTGA
- a CDS encoding NAD(P)H-binding protein, whose amino-acid sequence MTTNTQTPSTQSPRAVLVIGANGKTGRRVAQRLQAAGLPVKAASRSSETPFDWQDNSTWAPALEGVQSAYITFYPDLAFPGAADLVEGFARVALDHGVKRLVLLSGRGEEGARDAEQRIQNSGADWTIVRCSVFNQNFSESFAEAIAHGHLAMPVGQTKEPFVDAEDIADVAFAALTDNRHIGQVYELTGPRLLTLEQVASELSEAIGRTIEFHSVSVSQYAEELTQHGFSSEEALPIAQLISEVFDGRNAYLTDGVQRALGRAPRDFSDFANAAAADGIWNPKEVLS is encoded by the coding sequence ATGACAACGAATACACAAACACCGTCAACTCAATCTCCCCGTGCCGTGCTCGTCATCGGGGCCAATGGAAAAACCGGCCGCCGCGTCGCTCAACGCCTGCAAGCCGCCGGCCTGCCCGTGAAAGCCGCTTCGCGCTCAAGCGAGACGCCCTTCGACTGGCAAGACAACTCTACTTGGGCTCCCGCTCTCGAAGGGGTCCAGTCCGCCTACATCACCTTTTATCCAGATCTCGCCTTCCCAGGCGCTGCCGACTTGGTGGAAGGCTTCGCAAGGGTTGCCCTCGACCATGGGGTCAAACGCCTCGTCCTCCTCTCCGGCCGCGGGGAGGAAGGCGCCCGGGACGCGGAGCAACGTATCCAGAATTCGGGTGCGGACTGGACCATTGTCCGCTGCTCGGTCTTCAACCAAAACTTCAGCGAATCCTTCGCTGAAGCAATTGCCCACGGACACCTCGCCATGCCCGTCGGTCAAACGAAAGAGCCATTCGTCGACGCGGAGGACATCGCCGACGTCGCATTTGCCGCTCTTACGGACAATCGCCACATCGGACAGGTCTACGAGCTCACTGGTCCACGACTGCTAACCCTAGAGCAAGTGGCCAGCGAACTGAGCGAAGCCATCGGTCGAACCATAGAGTTCCACAGCGTATCCGTTTCCCAATACGCGGAAGAACTTACCCAACACGGATTTTCATCGGAAGAAGCCCTGCCAATCGCCCAACTGATCTCTGAGGTCTTCGACGGCCGCAACGCCTACCTCACCGATGGCGTACAGCGTGCTCTCGGGCGCGCCCCGCGCGACTTCTCCGATTTCGCGAACGCCGCCGCTGCAGATGGGATTTGGAATCCCAAGGAGGTTCTGTCATGA
- a CDS encoding cupin domain-containing protein → MDAFSGLLEGPRARGAFALRGLLASPWSLRIEADSPLTVIAMVRGGCHIAHDNGAAVSLEAGDVAITRAPGHYTVSDFSGTEPTVYVYPGQECRSPEGRSLHEEMKLGVRTWGNDLGADTLMLIGSYESMADVSERLRDALPPLLWVKGEAWESPLIQMLSDEMARDAPGQAAVLDRLLDMLLIAILRKWFERGEARELPWYQAKGDPVVGQTLKLIHKEPARPWTLASLSAEVGVSRAALARRFSETVGEPPMAFLTQWRLALAADLLCEPDQTVGTVAERVGYGSPFALSSAFKRVRGMSPQEHRERVLAGA, encoded by the coding sequence ATCGACGCGTTCAGCGGACTATTGGAAGGCCCTAGGGCTCGCGGCGCCTTTGCTTTGCGTGGCTTGTTGGCGTCGCCATGGAGCTTGAGGATCGAAGCCGATTCCCCCTTGACGGTGATTGCGATGGTAAGGGGAGGCTGCCACATCGCACACGACAATGGGGCGGCGGTTTCGCTGGAAGCGGGGGATGTCGCCATCACGCGGGCTCCCGGGCACTACACTGTATCCGACTTTTCGGGCACGGAGCCGACGGTCTACGTTTATCCTGGCCAAGAGTGCCGTTCGCCGGAAGGGCGTTCCCTTCACGAGGAGATGAAGCTTGGGGTACGGACCTGGGGCAACGATTTGGGGGCGGACACCTTGATGTTGATCGGGAGTTACGAATCGATGGCGGACGTGAGCGAGCGCTTGCGGGATGCCTTGCCGCCTTTGCTTTGGGTAAAGGGGGAGGCTTGGGAGTCGCCCTTGATTCAGATGCTGAGCGACGAGATGGCGCGTGACGCTCCAGGACAGGCTGCGGTTTTGGATCGCTTGCTGGATATGCTGCTGATCGCAATTCTCCGAAAGTGGTTCGAACGGGGAGAGGCGCGCGAGCTGCCATGGTATCAAGCCAAGGGAGATCCAGTGGTGGGGCAGACCCTGAAGCTGATCCACAAGGAGCCGGCTCGCCCTTGGACTCTGGCGAGCCTATCAGCGGAAGTCGGGGTGTCGCGAGCGGCCTTGGCGCGGCGCTTCAGCGAAACGGTGGGGGAGCCGCCCATGGCCTTCCTGACTCAGTGGCGCCTGGCTCTGGCGGCGGACCTTTTGTGCGAGCCGGATCAAACGGTGGGAACCGTGGCGGAGCGCGTGGGATACGGTAGCCCGTTTGCCTTGAGTTCCGCTTTTAAGCGCGTGCGAGGAATGAGTCCGCAGGAGCATCGGGAGCGGGTACTGGCGGGCGCTTGA
- a CDS encoding glycine zipper 2TM domain-containing protein, producing the protein MKTIPGKNTGLKRQLWIACGAGALCVGLVGCASSGYHERRGAAAGATAGAIIGGIIGHQSGEEGEGAAIGAAAGAMIGREAGRAKDEADYRTESERDVDRAVDYGDLMTDAEKERVRARADKDIIVDWSAYLTPDEKRKLMDRAGSSVGG; encoded by the coding sequence ATGAAAACGATACCCGGAAAGAATACTGGATTGAAACGTCAACTGTGGATCGCTTGTGGAGCGGGAGCCCTTTGCGTCGGCTTGGTGGGGTGCGCCTCCTCTGGCTACCACGAACGTCGCGGCGCCGCTGCGGGGGCGACGGCGGGGGCTATTATCGGCGGCATCATCGGTCACCAATCCGGTGAAGAAGGCGAGGGGGCCGCCATCGGTGCGGCTGCCGGAGCGATGATCGGCCGCGAGGCTGGTCGAGCGAAGGACGAGGCGGACTATCGCACGGAGAGCGAACGCGATGTGGATCGCGCCGTGGACTACGGCGACTTGATGACGGATGCCGAAAAGGAACGGGTACGAGCCCGCGCCGACAAGGATATCATCGTCGACTGGTCGGCTTACTTGACCCCTGACGAGAAGCGGAAGCTGATGGACCGTGCGGGCAGCTCGGTGGGGGGCTGA